The Thermobifida halotolerans sequence CCGATCCGCTCCGCTTCCCGAACGGAAAACAACCCGTATGTCTGAAGAACCCCGGTTCGACACGGTCGCCAGGGCGGCGACCACCCCGGACCTTCCGCAGCCGTACACCGAACTCGGCATGAAGGACGACGAGTACGCGCGGGTCCGCGAGATCCTGGGCCGCCGTCCCACCTCGGCCGAACTGGCCATCTACTCGGTCATGTGGAGCGAGCACTGCTCCTACAAGAGTTCCAAGGTCCACCTGCGCCAGTTCGGGGAGAAAGCCCCCGAGACCGACGTGCTGCTGGTCGGCATGGGCGAGAACGCGGGTGTCGTGGACGTCGGCGACGGCTACGCGGTCACCTTCAAGATCGAGTCGCACAACCACCCCTCCTACGTGGAGCCACACCAGGGCGCGGCCACCGGAGTGGGCGGCATCGTGCGCGACATCCTCACCATGGGCGCGCGGCCGGTCGCGGTCATGGACGCGCTGCGGTTCGGTCCGGTCGACGCCCCCGACACGCGGCGGGTGCTGCCGGGCGTGGTGTCGGGCATCTCCTTCTACGGCAACTGCCTGGGCCTGCCCAACATCGGCGGCGAGATCGGCTTCGACGCCGGATACTCCGGCAACCCGCTGGTCAACGCCTTGTGCGTGGGTGTGCTCAAACACGAGGACATCAAGCTCGCCCAGGCCCCCGGCCCGGGCAACCACGTCGTGCTGTTCGGCGCGACCACCGGTCCCGACGGGATCGGCGGCGCGTCCGTCCTGGCCAGCGCCAGCTTCGACGACGAGAGCCAGGCCAAGCGCCCCAGCGTCCAGGTGGGCGACCCGTTCATGGAGAAGCTCCTCATCGAGTGCAGCCTGGAGCTGTTCGCCAGGGACCTCGTCGTGGGCATCCAGGACCTGGGCGCGGCGGGAGTCTCGTGCGCGACCACCGAGCTCGCGGCGGGCGGCACCGGAGGCATGCGCGTCGACCTCGACCGCGTCCCGCTGCGCGACCCTCGGCTGACGCCCGAGGAGATCCTGATGAGCGAGTCGCAGGAGCGGATGATGGCGATCGTCGAGCCCGCCAAGCTCGACGAGTTCCTGGCGGTCTGCGCCAAGTGGGACATCCTGGCCAGCGTGATCGGCGAGGTCACCGACGTCACCCCCGAGGAGGCCGAGCGCGGCGGCCGTCTGGTCATGACCTGGCGCGGCGAGACGGTCGTGGACATGCCGCCGCGCACCGCCGCCGACGAGGGGCCGGTGTACCAGCGCCCCGTCGCACGCCCCGACGACCAGGACGCGCTGCTGGCCGACGATCCCGCCGCGCTGCCCCGTCCCGACACCGACGACCGGCTGCGCGAGCAGGTACTGCGGGTGCTGGCGGCCCCCGGAATCTGCGACCCGAACTGGGTCACCAGCCAGTACGACCGGTACGTGCTGGGCAACACGGTGCTGGCCGTGCCGCACGACAGCGGCATGATCCGCATCACCGACAACAGCGACCGCGGAGTGGCGCTGGCCACCGACGGCAACGGGCGCTACACCCGCCTCGACCCGTACACGGGCACCCAGTTGGCCTACGCCGAGGCCTACCGCAACGTCGCGGCGACCGGTGCGCGCCCCATCGCGGTCACCAACTGCCTCAACTTCGGCTCCCCCGAGGACCCCGCGGTGATGTGGCAGTTCGCCGAGTCCACGCGCGGCCTGGCGGACGCCTGCCTCGCCCTGGGCACCCCGGTGACCGGCGGCAACGTCAGCTTCTACAACCAGACCGGGAGCACCGCGATCAACCCGACCCCGGTGATCGGTGTGCTCGGCGTCATCGACGACGTGAACAAGCGGCTGACCAGCGCTTTCAGCAACGATGCCGACGGTGCGGCGATCTTCCTGCTCGGTGAGACCCGGCCGGAGCTGGGTGGTTCGGCGTGGGCCGACGTCGTCCACGGGCACCTGGGCGGCCGTCCCCCGCGGATCGACCTGGACGCCGAGGCGGCGCTGGCCCGCGTGCTGGTCGACGGCGCGGGGGCGGGAGTGCTGGCGTCGGCGCACGACCTCTCCGACGGCGGGCTGGCGGTGGCGCTGGCCGAGTCCTGCCTGCGCGGCGGGATCGGTTGCGCGGTCGACCTCGGTGAGGACCCGTTCACCGCGCTGTTCAGCGAGTCCGCCGCGCGCGCGGTGGTGAGTGTGCGGCCGGAGAACGAGGCGGCCTTCACCGAGCTGTGCGCCGAGCACGGAGTCCCGGTCGCGCGGATCGGTTCCGTCGGCGGCACCGCGCTGGCCATGGCCCACCGCGGCGGCCGGATCAGCATCGAGCTGACCGAGCTGCGCGCCACCTACGAGTCGACGCTGCCCGCCGTCTTCGGCGGCGAGTGACCGGTCCGGCCCGGCCCCCGCCGAGTCGGGGCCGGGCCGGAGTCTCTGTCCCGAGGGTGTTCGAGGAGTTCAGGGACCGCCGCCGCGGCGGGCTCTCACTCGCTCTCCTCCTCCCGCTGGACCGCCTCGCGGTCGGTGGCCGGAATTCCCTGGTCGTCGACCACGGGTTCGGGTTCACGCCATTCCTCGGCGCGGGTGGGGCCCCCGCTCTTCAGCACACCGTCGATCTCCTCTTTCAGGTCCTCGTCGATCCGGGGCCCGTGCTTGTCGCTGCCGCGTTCTTCCATGAGGGGCGCCTCCTTCCGCTCACCGAAACCGGCTGGACCCCCGCACTACCCGACCCGGGGGGCGGAAAACGCGCACGTCAGGGCGGGCCACGGCGCCGGGCGCCGCACGGGGCTCAC is a genomic window containing:
- the purL gene encoding phosphoribosylformylglycinamidine synthase subunit PurL, which codes for MSEEPRFDTVARAATTPDLPQPYTELGMKDDEYARVREILGRRPTSAELAIYSVMWSEHCSYKSSKVHLRQFGEKAPETDVLLVGMGENAGVVDVGDGYAVTFKIESHNHPSYVEPHQGAATGVGGIVRDILTMGARPVAVMDALRFGPVDAPDTRRVLPGVVSGISFYGNCLGLPNIGGEIGFDAGYSGNPLVNALCVGVLKHEDIKLAQAPGPGNHVVLFGATTGPDGIGGASVLASASFDDESQAKRPSVQVGDPFMEKLLIECSLELFARDLVVGIQDLGAAGVSCATTELAAGGTGGMRVDLDRVPLRDPRLTPEEILMSESQERMMAIVEPAKLDEFLAVCAKWDILASVIGEVTDVTPEEAERGGRLVMTWRGETVVDMPPRTAADEGPVYQRPVARPDDQDALLADDPAALPRPDTDDRLREQVLRVLAAPGICDPNWVTSQYDRYVLGNTVLAVPHDSGMIRITDNSDRGVALATDGNGRYTRLDPYTGTQLAYAEAYRNVAATGARPIAVTNCLNFGSPEDPAVMWQFAESTRGLADACLALGTPVTGGNVSFYNQTGSTAINPTPVIGVLGVIDDVNKRLTSAFSNDADGAAIFLLGETRPELGGSAWADVVHGHLGGRPPRIDLDAEAALARVLVDGAGAGVLASAHDLSDGGLAVALAESCLRGGIGCAVDLGEDPFTALFSESAARAVVSVRPENEAAFTELCAEHGVPVARIGSVGGTALAMAHRGGRISIELTELRATYESTLPAVFGGE